Below is a genomic region from Raphanus sativus cultivar WK10039 chromosome 4, ASM80110v3, whole genome shotgun sequence.
ACAAAGTTGTTACTCACACATAGGGTCTGACTGTAAATATTCGCAGAGTTCGAGTAAAAGAAAATAggtgaaaaaatgattttagtttatttactttagatgtttcaaaaaaaaaaagtttatttattttagagcATCTCTAACAAATGCCTTTTCTCTTCATTTTCAAAGGAGTCAACCCTCAAAATAAAGTGATGAAGAGATTAGTTCTTCAATAATCActcttaaatttattttataaagaattaGTAATTTACACTTCAGTCTTTaatattaatagtatttatctaaaatcataaaactttcaaaagttaataaaatatactatttgaaacatatcaaaatattttttttgagaaaatgaaataatatatagtcAATATACCTATAAATAGTacaaaaatgttaataaaatatttataatcgaaatacatttaagaaaatataactataagtactaaaatatgatatataaaaaattattcataCTATTGTAAAACATACATAGTTGTTGAGAATAAAATGAAAAGTAAATAGTATTTTAAGGAAGTAAATAGTGCACCCTCAAATTTAAATGTGTACTATTCATATCCTTAAAATTTGAGGGGACTAAAATCTGTTGGAATgcaaaatttttcaaaaaatgtaaGGATAAAAAACTGTTGGAAATGCTCTTAGaagtaaaaaaatagttaaagcAGAATAAATATTCTTCAACTTTAATGAGATGAAAAAAGTTTGttccaaatttgtttttttttgtcaacttgctccaaatttgttatttttcatatttctcatttcaactttgttttctactacttttTTACTCAATAAATATTACACTCATAATCCAATTGACCAGCATTAACAAAGTAAGAACGCTGCTGACTCTGTTAACACAAAATCAGTGAAgccaaaaaaataacaaaaaatgatgtttttttttctaaattcaaAACGATGttgcatttatatatatagtgtaaAATAAACTATTAGACGCAGTACTAATTTCGttcttaataaatattattaatatttctatttgaTATAACCCCACAAAAAACATTGTAATTGTTTATAAAGAACTTTCTATTTAGTCTTACGTTCCTTAGTCAATACTCAATAGTAAAAACACACGCAGGTTATGAACATAAGTACAAACTACAAAGTAAAACTCAATACAATTCATATAGTCAACAAAAAATGGGCTCTGAGTATTTCTAACACTAACAATCATATTTGAAAGTATATTTAGTTGGCGATTTTTGTCGGATTTCGTCCTCTTAGAATCACGATTTgaactattttatttatgttttcaaagaAATCAATTTCACACACTATACATATTTATTACAAGAAGTTATCCAAGTAAATAAAAAGGGCGAAAGAGTATAACATGGCGTCCATGTGATTCCACCGACCCTAAACATCAAACAACACCACCAACGAAGAACGACAACATTCAgtatatatatgcaaaataatGCATTCAACCGATTAAATTACTAGCcaatataaatttaagaaataatatACAATAACAAAGAAAACGCTATGGGCCATATACGTTCATGGTCATCTTGTTTCAGTCACGTATTCCCACGATCCATCCTGTGACACAGAACATgcaaagcaaacaaaaaattctataaaaataccCCAACAAATTTCGATAAGCATTTTAATACCTAAACTTTTTTTCCAATTTAATACTCTAACTGATTATTTTCTCATATTAATACTCtaactgatttttaaaaaaatttaatgttgaaggaaaacaaataaatttgtttttttattcagaaaactaactaaattcaatatttaaaatttaaaacttttattacCAAATCTaagattatacaaaatttagttacttttattccTCAAAGACAAAATAGAGTATAATTTTCTgagatatttttgtaaattttagaattttaaaatttttgtttgaaacttattagtacaTTAAACAAAACTTGGGTATTAAAAGAGgtacacttttaaaaatttgtatattaatGTGAGAAAAATAAGTAGTTGAGGTATTAAACTGAAAATCAAAAACGTTTGAATATTAAAAGGTTTAACGAAATTTAGTTGgagtatttttatggaattttctcTAAAATGTATGactagttaattttttttgctactACTATATTTCTCTCATcctatggattttgtttttgttatttggaTACTTTTGTTGTGATTTTAATTTCTAAGTGAGATTTAAGTTACACTAGACcgaaacttttttttggttgaagaacataaatcttaaatccaaCATCCCAAACTTTCGTGTAATTGATTAATTATGTAGAGTCcggatttttctttttttggtcaaaggtGGCGAGAGCGTTTTTCCCAAAATCATCAGCTACAGCATTTGCTAAACgagaaattaaaacaaaaaatacatttgAAAAGAGAGAAATGAGGTGATCAATATCATAGTGAAGACCCGCCACTTCATTCAGAACCTTCCCAGGTCGCATGGCAGAGACAAGGACGCTTGAGTCCGACATAATCTTAATACTCGACAGACCCGCTACGAAGGCCGTCTTCTTCAGAGCTTTCCGGATGGACAGAGTTTTCGCTGTAAGTGCTGATCCTACAAAGGAATGGAGCAGCAGCCCTTTTAGTCTCCAGGTTAGTCTTTTTATCCTGTATAAACCAACCAAAGCCTACACATTTAGAGACTGCATTCCATGCACCATCAACCGAACAAGTCAGTACATTACAATCAATAGAGTCCAGATTTTCCTTAACTAGTTATAGCTTGTACCGGTTAGAACCGCCTAGCAAGAGATCGTGCCACTTAAACTACaggaattttaaatatttagtgcaatgtgacatattttatataaacacaTGTCTTTCcggtgcatatatatatatccaaatcATATATGAAGACAATATTCTAAACAAGCTAAATATTAATTCAGTTTTAGAATGATGAGTTTTTAGGTCCGAGTTGCTACTGTTCGAAATTCGAATTCGTTAGTTCTTTACTTCTTTTCTCATGCAAATtgaaattaacaatattttctGTTCTAAATTTCAGTCAAAGATTCATCGAAAAACGAGTTGGAAAGTGTTCTGCATATCTTAgaataaatctaaatataagattttatttgtttcacaGTGTGAAGGTCTTATAATATGATATTATCATAGATATCTACGAGGTTTGTGATATTATCATAGATATGTACAAGATTTATTATACAAGAATTTCAGTTAATTCTTGTGAACAGTATGTACGAGATTTATTATACAAGAATTTCAGTTAATTCttatgaacagtatctcggaagtttaaacatataatttatagtatataaAGAAATGTCTAACGAAACTTTTTGTGAaggaatcaaaatataaatttatacggACTTATTTCTTCGGACCAAAACGAATAATATCATACTAATGATAATAAAAAGTGGGCATTGGTTAGTTAAATCCCAACAGAAGTATAGTATCATCATCGTTAACTTACCTTGGTTCAAAGAAAATTTGATAAAAGACATAGAGCTTTTCTCATCTAATTTAATCATCAGGTGGAAAAAGTCTCTAGTCGAAAATTGGTTGAAACATAATGTCCAACTACTCATTTgtttttcaaacaaaacaaaatagtttagcttgtgttaaaaataattgaagGTTTAAGACTAGATCATCCAAATTTACTAATTTGTTTACGACATTATTAACCAGTGAATAAACCTCCAAATAAAGTTCCTTTTGGAACAAAAAAAGGTATTCCCATTTGGACAACGTCGGCATTGTTGTACTTGAGATACAATTCCGACATCAAGCTCTGAAGTGAACTCACTACAAGGGTGACTTGCTTTAATCTTTTTGTGTGTCCTAAAcagttttacttttattttttgtaaatactactccctctgtttcaaaataatgtatgttttaaagttctacacatattaaaaaaatatttaaactcttgattataaatacattattttctgttattaaacattttttataatttttaaccaatcaaaacttaataaacataattaatgttttcgaagtttacaattattatatgtattgaaaatgtaaaatatgtattttttagaaacaatttttttttaaaacatatataattttgaaacagagggagtaatacacatttttcagaatattctaaaagatttttatttataaaaaggaaaCGGAAAAGGGTGGAAGGCTGGGGATTAACTGCAATCTCTAGTTGGAAAAGAAAAACGATCAGAAAGCAGAAATTCAATGGTAAAAGAGaagatttttaatcaaaaattaaaagaacaaaagaaaaggaaaaaaatataatacaactAAAGAGACACATGGGTGTCTgcaaataaaaggaaaaagaaatttGTTTGAAAGTGTCACAGGCACACTCTCTCGAATCACACATTAAACAAGACTCCAAAAACTCTTCTTCTGCTTTGCACTCTTCAGTGCAGTACTCTTTTCAAAGTCCGTGAGTTACGCTCATCGATGACACCTctcaaaagaaagagaagatagGTGTACATTTTCTTCTGCCATTCACATTTTCAGCCTTCAATGGtacatatatttctatttattaagAACTACAGAATCTAACGcaaattttacttttgttaggaaaatcttttgtttttcgtattatTCCCTTTAAGAGTCAGCCCAAATATTGGCTTAACATGTGTATTTCACTTGGGTAGTAGTCGGTAATATGTACATTGTATTTACATAAGGTGGTTTATCTAGCAACTATAGCAGTTACTAATTGTTTAACAAGTACTATATAGGTTTATAACTGTTTAAATTACTTCAATCTTCTTAACTTATTTCTAGCAAAACAAAAGTTAATCATATTATCATAGAGTGGAAAATCATCATAAGTGCCAACAATATAATCGGTTATATTGACATGAACATGTTCTTTGAGGGAGATATTACATTACATTAGTATATGTTAAATATTAATACTAGTATGAATACTTCTCTGTTCGTGCGTATGTTTATTCCCAAGAACAACCTTCCTAGGCTCTTTTGCTTTCCCCAGAGcaaatttgataatatatgCCTGCAGCCTGCCTATCATCCTCgttaaatattacatatatcaaatatttcaaaacttgaacaaaaaaaaatcaaatatttcaaaataataaaattaacaggGATGGTAGTCACCTAGCCATTCGAAGATGTAGTAAGTGCAAATTAGAGTGATCCATTGGCCATTAATACAAGTCTGCAACTAACACTATTGTATATCTCAGAATCAAAATTATGGTCCAATGAAACCAAACTTACTATTAAATACTGTCAAAGTTGTCAAATTTTATACTAATTTTGTAGTTATTGGTATGTTATTTAATTAGAAATGTGATGCagaatttgaattttattaatgATCAATAGTGATATACTATAAAAAATCTGGCCATTATAGTGAAACGATTCAGGCTAGCTAGTATATAGATATATTCCCTCTCTAGATGAAAGTAACGGATTTAAAAGGTTGGAGAAGGGTGGGTGTCACGTATAGGCATGGCTTAGAgtattgagaaaaaaatatgtcaCTTGTTTCCAATTATTTAATTCAAGTAGTCACACCATACGTGTTTGAAGTGAATATTTAAACCAAGAAAAGGGAAATCGGAATATAGCATATAGTATTAATGGTGTATCTTGGTAAGGACCAGGAGATCATAAGGGGCCACAATGTCACAAAGAGGACCAACAATGAAATTAAATCCTCAGCTGGCTTTGCCATTTTGGCTCCCACCTTTTCCTTCCACACATATGCACATGTCTTcataactttctctctctaccCACGTACAAGAGTATGTACAGCCACATATAGACATACAAAAtctttatttataaatacatgCTCCTCAACTCCTCAATAACCACCCATCTCCTTCTCCATTACCCTCTCTATCATTTCAAGAGCTTTTCTCTCTCAATAACCTAAAGACAAATGGCCATAATGAAGAAATCTTCAAAACTAACTCAGACGGCAATGCTGAAGCAGATTCTAAAGAGATGCTCGAGCTTAGGAAAGAAGAACGGAGGAGGATACGATGACGATTTTCTCCCACTAGACGTACCAAAGGGACACTTTCCTGTCTACGTTGGAGAGAACAGAAGCAGATACATTGTCCCAGTCTCCTTCTTGACTCATCCTGAGTTCCAATCTCTCTTAAGACGAGCTGAGGAAGAGTTTGGATTTGACCACGACATGGGTCTCACCATTCCTTGTGATGAACTCGTCTTCCAGAACCTAACATCCATGATCCAGtgatattttaagttaaatCATTTGAAGAAGATGCAGAAGAAGATGGGTTAAAGAAGAAGTATCATCTCTTCgctgagttttttttcttctatttttaagCCCGTCTAGGGTTTTTTACGAGTTATTTTACTCGTCTAACAAGAAAGAAACCTGTGTGAGATATAGATTCCCTGGGTTTAAATCCGTTAAAAAACTTGTAATGTTTTCCTTGCAAATCTTAAGTTTGTGAGAGAAGTTGATTAATGCAAGAAAAATTATTCCTCTATTTGTTTAATGATTCCcgattatttttattgattccTGTGcaacttaatttgttttttcagaTGCTTCAGTACATTTTAAGCATTAAACAGAAATAACGGTGTTTAACTTTGGACTATAATTTGTTATAagcattattaaaatatagATTGAGGCTAAAGTTCATGTACATAGATAATTAGGGTTCTAAAAGAAAGACGATTATATGTCAAATCGTATGAAAGATACATAAGCTTTTGAAAATGCATGCTTCAACATGGGATTGTCAGAGAAAGTGGGGTACTTTATCATGTACGGAACCATAAAAGATTTTTTCTACATTCGTTTCCACCTCACTACACAATGTTTATGTTATTGTGAACACTCTACTATGCTCCATCTTATAAATTCTACAGATACAGTTGTTAATCATTGATGAAAAGTATCAATTATGctataaattttcaataatctatattaaaattaaagaaattttACATTTGATCATTCTTAAGGTCAGTCGGTGCCGGCTAAGTTTTCTGAGATAATATGTATAAACCGTATGGTggttgaaaattttgaatatcaaGACATAGAAATTTGGATACAGAAAGGTAATAACATCTCAGCTTTGGTTTTGTTGCATAACTTATATGTACACATTTTGAAATATGACGGATTCTTTCGAAATATGACGGATTCTTCtgttgtagttttttttttgcttaatttaACACGATTTATTTTTCCAATCCTTAAGATTAAAAGTTCATCTATCTAGCTAGTATTAATTCCTATATCTTCTTTGGAATATACCTTCTTTGTATCAGAGAagactttacaaaaaaaattccctccgtttcttaaagagtgtcgttgtgacatttttcacacagattaagaaagttgttgaaatatatataagttgtaattaattatacccctttgaccaatagtattttagataaataaaattatttataaaatcaatgcagtttgcaattaattttcagctgaaagttagtataatttacattggaattgtaaagtggtACTTTTTGTGTTAAtaagaaaatgagctcagaatgacacttattatgaaacagagggagtatgagTTGTATCCAAATGTGGCGTCCCTTAATCATTCTTAAAGTCagtattatatttttggaatgCATGCGCAGTTAAACGATCCCTTCTTCTACGGCTTTTCCCTATTTCGTACAATTAGTTAAAGCTGTAATTGAACATTTATTTCATTGAATAAAAAAACGTAGACAACCTATGCCCCAATAGGCCAATATTAAATCATTAGTACTGCTGTATGATTACAAATTTGATGCAAGTCTGAATTTAAAATATCTCTAGTTTTGAATAGTCGTTAATTTCTAGAAATTGACTAAAGATT
It encodes:
- the LOC130511887 gene encoding auxin-responsive protein SAUR50-like — protein: MAIMKKSSKLTQTAMLKQILKRCSSLGKKNGGGYDDDFLPLDVPKGHFPVYVGENRSRYIVPVSFLTHPEFQSLLRRAEEEFGFDHDMGLTIPCDELVFQNLTSMIQ